A window of the Ardenticatenales bacterium genome harbors these coding sequences:
- a CDS encoding LysM peptidoglycan-binding domain-containing protein, which produces MSLRRMLPFILINVIVSAAVILAILFWWEQRHPAVEPAAASTPAAAATTVFVPALPAEVNNAPPEEATPAPETNEGPPVYVVQSGDTLGKIATEFDVPVADIMAANGLDNPNVINAGQSLIIPVGGLTTPTAPPPTAAPTQAALPTVTAAFVQGDVNVEIVAVIGVGSLTDEAVFIRNSGSQTVALQGWTLSDPVGRVYTFDQVTLFGGSDELNAGISVHTEAGQDNSTDLYWGLEQAIWHIGDTITLRNPAGVLQAEYTIPAP; this is translated from the coding sequence ATGTCATTACGTCGCATGTTGCCCTTTATCCTGATCAACGTCATTGTTTCCGCCGCCGTGATCCTGGCGATCCTGTTCTGGTGGGAGCAGAGACACCCGGCGGTGGAACCGGCAGCCGCCAGCACGCCCGCCGCCGCCGCGACCACGGTTTTTGTGCCGGCATTGCCGGCGGAAGTCAACAACGCACCACCGGAAGAAGCCACCCCCGCGCCGGAAACCAATGAAGGCCCACCCGTCTACGTCGTGCAGTCCGGCGACACGCTGGGCAAAATCGCCACCGAATTCGACGTACCCGTGGCGGACATCATGGCCGCCAATGGTCTGGACAACCCGAACGTCATCAACGCGGGTCAGTCGCTGATCATCCCCGTCGGCGGCCTGACGACGCCCACGGCCCCGCCGCCCACCGCCGCGCCTACCCAGGCCGCGCTGCCCACGGTCACGGCGGCGTTTGTGCAGGGAGACGTTAACGTGGAGATCGTGGCCGTGATTGGTGTGGGCAGTCTCACGGATGAGGCCGTTTTTATTCGCAACAGCGGCAGCCAGACGGTGGCGCTACAGGGCTGGACGCTCTCCGATCCGGTGGGGCGCGTTTATACGTTTGATCAGGTCACGCTTTTTGGCGGCAGTGATGAGTTAAATGCCGGCATCAGCGTCCACACCGAAGCAGGACAAGACAATTCCACCGACCTGTATTGGGGGCTGGAACAAGCAATCTGGCACATTGGTGACACCATAACCCTGCGCAACCCGGCAGGCGTCCTGCAAGCGGAATACACCATTCCGGCCCCCTGA
- a CDS encoding deoxyribonuclease IV, which yields MRLGAHMSTAGGAYRAFARGDEAGCDTMLIFTKSNRQWKAKPITEADVAAFREAQATYSHIDPVAVHASYLINVASPDPALWEKSYQALKDEVERADAFGLSFLTFHPGSFVNGDEQSGLDAIARALTRLLQETEQCQTTICLETMAGQGTNLGASFAQLAYLLAESGPHPRLGVCFDTCHVFAAGYDIRTPETYAQTMTAFDHAIGLEQIRCFHFNDSQHGLGENKDRHAHIGQGQIGLAGFANFVNDPRWANHAAHLETKPTEKDEEGREIDMNQVNLATLRGLITLSD from the coding sequence ATGCGATTAGGCGCACACATGAGTACGGCAGGGGGCGCGTACAGGGCGTTTGCCCGCGGCGATGAGGCCGGCTGCGATACCATGCTCATCTTCACCAAAAGCAACCGCCAGTGGAAGGCGAAACCGATCACGGAGGCGGACGTCGCCGCTTTCCGGGAGGCGCAAGCCACGTACAGCCACATCGACCCCGTGGCCGTCCACGCCAGCTACCTGATCAACGTGGCCTCCCCGGACCCGGCCCTGTGGGAAAAATCGTATCAGGCGCTCAAGGACGAGGTGGAGCGGGCGGATGCGTTTGGCCTGTCGTTCCTCACCTTCCATCCCGGCTCTTTCGTCAACGGTGACGAGCAATCCGGGCTGGACGCCATCGCGCGGGCGCTGACGCGGCTGCTGCAAGAGACGGAACAGTGCCAGACCACCATCTGCCTGGAGACAATGGCCGGGCAGGGAACCAATTTGGGTGCGAGCTTTGCGCAGTTGGCTTACCTGCTGGCGGAAAGCGGCCCGCATCCGCGCCTGGGCGTCTGCTTCGACACTTGCCACGTTTTTGCCGCCGGCTACGACATCCGCACCCCGGAAACCTACGCGCAAACGATGACGGCGTTTGACCACGCCATTGGCCTGGAGCAAATCCGGTGCTTCCATTTCAACGACAGCCAGCATGGGCTGGGCGAGAACAAAGACCGGCACGCGCATATCGGCCAGGGGCAGATTGGTCTTGCCGGCTTCGCCAATTTCGTCAACGATCCGCGCTGGGCCAACCATGCCGCGCACCTGGAAACGAAGCCCACGGAGAAGGATGAGGAAGGGCGGGAGATTGACATGAATCAGGTGAACCTGGCTACGCTGCGCGGACTTATCACGCTCTCGGATTAG
- a CDS encoding SDR family oxidoreductase codes for MTSLVDRYGPWALVTGASAGLGAEFARQLAAHGLNLVLVARRKERLYDLGYALQEAHGVEAVAVGLDLSREDFWPTLARATEGLEVNLLVNNAGFSLTGALTELPLERQIEMLHLNCRAPLILSHAYGGLMRERGRGGIVFMSSIVGFVPTPNWTNYAGTKAYNLFLGEGMAAEMRRHGVDVLVVAPGHTRTEFHENAGIGPLLPMEPAAVVRETLNNLGQTHLIIPGSANRLLVFLPRFLPRRLNARVSGLIVKGLQGLVP; via the coding sequence ATGACATCCCTGGTGGACAGATACGGGCCGTGGGCGCTGGTGACGGGGGCGTCGGCGGGGTTGGGGGCGGAGTTTGCGCGCCAGTTGGCGGCGCATGGCCTGAATCTGGTGCTGGTGGCGCGGCGCAAGGAGCGGCTCTACGATTTGGGATATGCGCTACAGGAGGCGCATGGCGTGGAGGCGGTGGCGGTGGGGCTGGACCTGTCGCGGGAGGATTTCTGGCCGACGCTGGCGCGGGCGACCGAGGGGCTGGAGGTTAACCTGCTGGTGAATAATGCGGGGTTCAGCCTGACGGGTGCGCTGACGGAACTGCCGTTGGAACGACAGATTGAGATGCTGCACCTGAACTGCCGCGCGCCGCTGATTTTGAGCCATGCGTATGGGGGCTTGATGCGGGAGCGGGGACGCGGGGGGATTGTGTTTATGTCGTCGATTGTGGGGTTTGTGCCGACGCCGAACTGGACGAATTATGCCGGCACAAAAGCCTACAATCTCTTCCTCGGTGAAGGGATGGCGGCGGAGATGCGGCGGCACGGCGTGGACGTCCTGGTGGTTGCCCCCGGTCATACGCGCACGGAGTTTCATGAAAATGCCGGCATTGGCCCCCTCCTCCCCATGGAACCCGCCGCCGTCGTCCGCGAAACCCTGAACAACCTCGGCCAGACCCACCTCATCATCCCCGGCAGCGCCAACCGCCTCCTCGTCTTCCTCCCCCGCTTCCTCCCCCGTCGCCTCAACGCCCGCGTCTCCGGCCTCATCGTCAAAGGACTTCAAGGATTGGTTCCATGA